In a single window of the Acetivibrio clariflavus DSM 19732 genome:
- a CDS encoding heteromeric transposase endonuclease subunit TnsA has product MAKRNTNWDENKLKRWIQEGRGQGEGKEYKPWLTIQDYPSMGRATRIFGWTTQRIHHFFSDSQLKYFYLLDWEEKVVDIREHYPLLDLETVLEDTADLKLDKFIDKKTKEPYILTTTFLITLLNPDGQKNFAARSIKYASELSKKTTIEKLEIERRYWTAKGINWGIVTNKDINDVRAKNIEWIHSAMTSDDCNGLSKDDFDELLDALLYRLIDNQQNIRKIISEFEKDYSLDAGVGLLLFKHLIAGKRIALDMDKPINLNESGSSLRLPEISGKGGHEVAKVYS; this is encoded by the coding sequence GTTAAAAAGATGGATACAGGAAGGCAGGGGACAAGGAGAAGGGAAGGAATATAAGCCATGGCTTACTATACAAGATTATCCTTCGATGGGAAGAGCAACAAGGATATTTGGGTGGACTACACAGCGAATACACCACTTCTTCTCTGACTCTCAATTGAAATACTTTTATCTATTAGATTGGGAAGAGAAGGTAGTAGATATTAGGGAACATTATCCGCTTTTAGACCTGGAAACAGTACTGGAAGATACGGCAGATTTAAAACTGGATAAGTTTATAGATAAGAAAACAAAAGAACCCTACATATTAACTACAACATTTTTAATTACGCTGTTAAATCCTGATGGACAAAAGAATTTCGCTGCAAGAAGCATAAAATATGCATCGGAATTATCAAAAAAGACTACAATTGAAAAACTGGAGATTGAAAGAAGATACTGGACTGCTAAAGGAATTAACTGGGGTATTGTGACAAATAAGGACATCAACGATGTTAGGGCAAAAAATATAGAGTGGATTCATTCGGCGATGACTTCCGATGACTGCAACGGGCTTTCTAAAGATGATTTTGATGAATTACTAGACGCACTTTTATATAGGCTTATAGATAATCAGCAGAATATCAGGAAAATTATATCAGAATTTGAAAAGGACTATTCTTTGGATGCGGGGGTAGGGTTACTGCTGTTTAAGCATTTAATTGCAGGCAAAAGGATAGCCCTCGATATGGATAAGCCTATCAATCTCAATGAGAGTGGTTCTTCACTTCGCCTGCCTGAAATAAGCGGTAAAGGAGGGCATGAGGTTGCTAAAGTATACAGTTAA